Below is a genomic region from bacterium.
AAGTAAGATCTGCCAACCTCGATTCGATTCGTCTGCGGCGCAGTCCGATCAACTTTGTAATCCCCAGGGCAAGATCAGGGTGCGAGCGAAGAAAGTCTTCAAACATCTGTTTCGGAATGACGCAGAGCAGGGAATTTTCCAGAGCTCGCGCAGCAGAAGCTCTGAATGGCTCATCAGTTAGCGCGAGCTCCCCAAATATTTCCCCCGCTCCGATTACATCCAGACCCACTGCCTTGCCTTCGTCTGACAGGCGACTGATTTCAATCATCCCTTTTTTCAACATATAAATGGTATCGGACGGATCTCCGGGAAGATAAAGCGCTTCTCCCTTTTGCACATGGATCATCTTGGTCATCCTCTCCATCATCTGCAATTCGGAGGTGGGAAGCTCTTTAAACAAATCAAAGTTCTTCAAGAACCAAATAGCCCTCGTCATATATCAGGACCTATTTCCCGTAAATCTCAGTAT
It encodes:
- a CDS encoding Crp/Fnr family transcriptional regulator, whose amino-acid sequence is MTRAIWFLKNFDLFKELPTSELQMMERMTKMIHVQKGEALYLPGDPSDTIYMLKKGMIEISRLSDEGKAVGLDVIGAGEIFGELALTDEPFRASAARALENSLLCVIPKQMFEDFLRSHPDLALGITKLIGLRRRRIESRLADLTFKSVPNRLAQVLLNLAEPYGKDSEFGRMIQVRLTHKDLACLSATTRETASALISEWKKQGILNAATRKIAILNTTALQEIAGHSKSFSS